A region from the Brassica napus cultivar Da-Ae chromosome C8, Da-Ae, whole genome shotgun sequence genome encodes:
- the LOC106367834 gene encoding ATP synthase subunit d, mitochondrial, with translation MSGAGKKVADVAFKASRTIDWEGMAKVLVTDEARREFSNLRRAFDEVNTQLQTKFSQEPEPIDWDFYRKGIGSGIVDMYKEAYDSVEIPKFVDTVTPEYKPKFDALLVELKEAEQKSLKESERLEKEIVDVQEISKKLSTMTADEYFEKHPELKKKFDDEIRNDYWGY, from the exons atgagcgGAGCCGGTAAGAAAGTAGCGGATGTGGCGTTCAAAGCTTCAAGGACGATTGATTGGGAAGGGATGGCGAAGGTCCTTGTGACCGATGAGGCTCGAAGAGAGTTCTCTAACCTCCGTCGTGCTTTCGATGAGGTTAACACTCAGCTCCAAACCAAGTTCAGCCAG GAGCCTGAACCTATTGATTGGGATTTCTACAGAAAGGGTATTGGGTCTGGCATTGTTGACATGTACAAGGAAGCTTATGACA GCGTTGAGATTCCAAAGTTCGTGGACACTGTTACTCCTGAATACAAGCCAAAGTTCGATGCTTTG ttggtGGAACTGAAAGAAGCAGAACAGAAATCGCTCAAGGAGTCTGAACGGCTGGAGAAAGAAATTGTTGATGTCCAGGAGATAAGC AAAAAGCTCAGCACCATGACTGCAGATGAGTACTTTGAGAAGCACCCAGAACTCAAAAAGAAGTTTGATGATGAAATCCGTAACGACTACTGGGGATACTGA
- the LOC106367835 gene encoding uncharacterized protein LOC106367835: MPPQDHSSWDRKDLLRQRKHERPSEPPFDPPPFRWRDSPSSSSSHREFSRWGGSADFRRPSSHGKQGGRYQFVEESSHGYTSSRSSARMFENDYYRPSAPRGDWRYTRNCRDDRVPLSQKDWRSNTWEMNNGSYRAFDRPCGVRNGRRSVEERPPPASDTHTTVVNSWEQPNSAQQMDIELCTPVRTVRSKNEQKFLDQRQSLPSDPHSDGLGLFDRPSSVNSYENKECSPAKQSNGLMRGRRLADDNSLDPPILNAEIEGTRNQILLKDMHDNKLHGVSDLDGVRENGKENSLGATGKLPMWTRSGSFASQSSGFSHSSSLKSLGAVDSSDGKHKILPKTVAVTQTSSGDATACAKTTVSEEMSSRKKQRLGWGEGLAKYENKKVDVNTTEDGTDLLENSAEEMHSLNKNIADKSPTATNAPDYGSPTTPSSVACNSSPDKSSAKAAIGASDVSNMCRSPSPVSSIHLERLPINIEELDNISMERVGCLLNELLGTDDPGTGDSSSVQLTSMKKLLAWKGDILKAVEMAESEIDLLESKQRALKLECGRQCRVVGPSSDLPEGDENVQQEASCVLGLKAVAFSVAQTLVRDTVHQAVSAKVPVRIIEDSCREVNALPQFLATVGSNEDILPIPSTKADSNQETVDLSSADDSMVSDEDLLCAKLLSTNKIYASESSQVFNKLLPRDFSSFDESRLPGRCQRQFDSHVKEKIAERIEVLRAREKILLLQFKAFQLAWKKDVRQLASAKYQPKGNKKTEVFPYAKNGGHLKLSQPVRLRLYSSAQRRDSVASTTELVSYMKKLLKNTRLKPFRDILRMPAMILDEKERVRSRFISSNGLIEDPCDVEKERTMINPWTSEEKETFLSMLAMHGKDFKKIASFLTQKTTADCIDYYYKNHKSDCFAKIKKQRSFGKEGKHTYMLAPTKKWKREMGAASLDILGAVSIIAANAGKVASTRQTSSKRITLRGCSSSSSLQRDGNYSEGYSHSFDFPRKRTLGADVVAVGPLSSEQINSCLRTSVNSREGCMDHLKFAPAAKKPRISHTTHNENSNEDDDSCSEESCGETGPIHWTDAERSAFIQGFSLFGKNFASLSRFVRTRSPDQCRVFFSKVRKCLGLECIQSGSRNVSASASVDNANEGGGSDLDGPCATESNSGICNNGVSSKIGLNTLTSPLNMNQEGANHSGFENVEAGLSRSEQENGLALLRLKDGTNLVSTANINGDSEPCRDLVDINTVESHCQAADQMNSNDVLSKDIDEGNLTSVAAEKIKSSDQLSMEIDEGNLTPIAVSSDPLYCGSIVLSNNIVEKGSGCEGAVVPKQSSKMQDGVMQAVNRTRNSGLEAEAASSSFRYPECLHHVPIEEDLVGVSVPQGDSNCHIESELPNPLVVQTNNMGWQFSEVNLDFDRRSQVLGHVKPEQNGQLHATSTESCQIPWISFTQDPSRIIRSKSDLIVKAQRTGEAFSLKKCTSSATKPLTVFQKDGRSGHSRSHSFSLSDTKRLDKNGDVKLFGTVLTADENGSKQKHNPGGSIRPSSTLSRDHETGHQYINQQHLQNVPITSYGFWDGNRIQTGLTSLPESAKLVASYPEALTTHQKQQVVSTKEIQLDVSGILSFGKQIEDRSEVSSGKDKGKIGGEVNGVAEAAT, from the exons ATGCCGCCGCAGGATCACTCATCTTGGGATCGGAAGGATCTTCTGAGGCAGAGGAAGCACGAGAGACCCTCCGAGCCGCCTTTCGATCCTCCTCCTTTCAGGTGGAGggattctccttcttcttcttcttctcaccgCGAGTTTTCACGGTGGGGAGGATCTGCCGACTTCCGCAGGCCTTCTT CTCATGGTAAGCAGGGCGGAAGGTACCAGTTTGTGGAGGAGTCTAGTCATGGCTACACATCTTCTCGGTCCAGTGCCCGGATGTTTGAGAATGACTACTACAGACCATCAGCACCACGTGGAGACTGGCGATACACCAGGAATTGCAGGGATGATAGAGTTCCTTTAAGCCAGAAGGACTGGAGGTCCAATACATGGGAGATGAACAACGGATCTTATAGAGCTTTTGATAGGCCATGTGGTGTTAGAAATGGTCGAAGGTCGGTTGAGGAGAGGCCACCACCTGCTTCAGATACTCATACCACTGTGGTGAACTCTTGGGAACAACCCAACTCCGCTCAGCAGATGGATATTGAGCTGTGCACCCCTGTTCGGACAGTTAGATCTAAGAACGAGCAGAAATTTTTGGATCAAAGGCAATCACTTCCTTCAGATCCTCATTCTGACGGTCTTGGCTTGTTTGATCGGCCCTCTTCGGTGAACAGTTATGAAAACAAGGAGTGTTCTCCAGCAAAGCAATCCAATGGTTTGATGCGCGGTCGAAGGCTAGCTGATGATAATTCATTAGATCCTCCAATCCTCAATGCAGAGATAGAGGGAACTCGGAATCAGATTCTCCTGAAAGACATGCACGATAATAAGTTACATGGGGTTAGTGATTTAGACGGTGTCAGGGAAAATGGGAAGGAGAATTCTCTGGGAGCAACTGGGAAGCTTCCAATGTGGACCCGTTCTGGGAGTTTTGCGTCTCAGAGTTCAGGTTTTAGTCACTCAAGTAGCTTGAAAAGCTTGGGGGCTGTTGATTCCAGTGATGGAAAACATAAGATCCTTCCTAAAACTGTTGCTGTGACTCAAACTTCTTCAGGAGATGCTACTGCATGTGCCAAAACTACTGTGTCTGAGGAGATGAGTTCTAGAAAGAAACAACGTCTTGGGTGGGGTGAGGGCCTGGCGAAATACGAGAATAAGAAAGTTGATGTTAACACAACCGAGGATGGAACAGACTTGTTGGAGAACAGTGCagaagaaatgcattctttgAACAAAAATATTGCTGATAAAAGTCCTACAGCAACCAATGCTCCAGATTATGGTTCCCCTACAACTCCATCCTCTGTAGCTTGCAATTCATCACCAG ATAAGTCATCTGCGAAGGCTGCTATTGGTGCTAGTGATGTCAGTAACATGTGCCGTTCACCTAGTCCCGTGTCTAGTATTCACCTTGAACGACTTCCAATCAATATAGAGGAGCTTGATAACATCTCAATGGAGCGAGTTGGCTGTTTGCTCAATGAATTGCTTGGTACTGATGATCCTGGTACAGGGGATTCCAGTTCCGTCCAGTTGACGTCAATGAAAAAATTACTTGCCTGGAAAGGTGATATTTTGAAAGCTGTGGAGATGGCTGAATCTGAAATTGATCTGCTTGAAAGCAAACAAAGGGCTCTGAAGCTTGAATGTGGAAGACAGTGCCGTGTTGTTGGACCCAGTTCCGACCTTCCCGAGGGAGACGAAAATGTGCAGCAGGAAGCTTCTTGTGTATTGGGTCTCAAAGCAGTAGCTTTCTCTGTGGCTCAAACATTGGTGAGAGATACTGTTCATCAAGCTGTTTCAGCCAAGGTTCCTGTTAGAATCATTGAAGATAGTTGTCGAGAAGTTAATGCTCTACCCCAGTTTCTTGCCACTGTCGGAAGCAATGAAGATATATTGCCCATACCGTCTACCAAGGCAGATTCCAATCAGGAAACTGTTGACCTGTCTTCTGCTGATGATAGCATGGTCTCTGATGAAGACTTGCTCTGTGCTAAGTTATTATCTACCAATAAGATATATGCCAGTGAATCATCTCAAGTATTTAATAAATTGCTCCCAAGAGATTTCAGTTCGTTTGATGAGTCAAGATTGCCTGGCAGATGTCAAAGGCAGTTTGATTCTCATGTCAAAGAAAAAATTGCGGAAAGGATAGAGGTCTTGAGAGCTAGGGAGAAAATTTTGCTCCTTCAGTTTAAAGCGTTTCAGCTCGCATGGAAGAAAGATGTGCGTCAACTAGCTTCAGCAAAGTACCAACCCAAGggtaacaaaaaaacagaagtatTTCCCTATGCAAAAAATGGTGGGCATCTGAAGCTTTCCCAACCTGTACGCCTGAGACTCTATTCTTCAG CTCAAAGAAGGGATAGTGTAGCCTCCACGACAGAGCTCGTAAGTTACATGAAAAAGCTACTAAAAAATACCCGTCTAAAGCCTTTTAGAGACATTTTGAGAATGCCTGCGATGATATTGGatgagaaagaaagagtgaggtCGCGGTTTATCTCTAGCAATGGGCTGATTGAAGATCCATGCGACGTTGAGAAGGAAAGAACAATGATTAATCCTTGGACCTCAGAGGAGAAAGAGACTTTCCTTAGTATGCTAGCAATGCACGGGAAGGATTTCAAGAAAATTGCTTCATTTCTTACTCAGAAGACAACTGCGGACTGTATTGATTACTACTACAAAAACCACAAGTCCGATTGTTTTGCGAAAATTAAGAAGCAGCGTAGTTTTGGTAAAGAAGGGAAACACACCTACATGTTGGCGCCAACAAAAAAGTGGAAACGTGAGATGGGGGCTGCCTCTCTTGATATTTTAGGTGCTGTCTCCATTATTGCAGCAAACGCAGGCAAGGTTGCATCAACCCGGCAGACTTCTTCCAAAAGGATCACCCTTAGAGGTTGCAGCAGTTCTAGTTCGTTGCAGCGCGATGGCAATTACTCTGAAGGGTACTCCCACAGTTTCGATTTCCCTCGTAAGAGAACTCTTGGTGCAGATGTTGTAGCTGTTGGTCCTTTGTCATCAGAGCAGATTAATTCCTGCTTAAGGACTTCCGTGAACTCTAGAGAGGGGTGTATGGATCATTTGAAGTTTGCTCCTGCTGCAAAGAAACCTCGGATATCTCATACTACACATAATGAGAACAGCAATGAAGACGATGACTCATGTTCAGAAGAGAGCTGCGGGGAAACGGGGCCTATTCATTGGACCGATGCTGAGAGATCTGCCTTTATACAGGGTTTCTCTTTATTTGGCAAGAATTTTGCTTCATTATCGAGGTTTGTCAGGACCAGGTCTCCGGATCAGTGTAGGGTTTTCTTTAGCAAAGTTCGGAAATGCCTTGGGCTGGAATGTATACAGTCTGGATCTAGAAATGTGAGTGCATCTGCAAGTGTTGATAATGCCAATGAGGGTGGTGGAAGCGACTTGGATGGTCCTTGTGCTACGGAGAGTAACTCTGGCATATGCAATAATGGAGTTAGTAGCAAGATTGGTTTGAATACGCTTACCTCACCTCTTAACATGAATCAGGAGGGAGCTAACCATTCAGGCTTTGAAAATGTGGAAGCCGGCCTTAGTAGATCAGAACAGGAGAATGGGCTGGCATTATTGCGTTTGAAAGATGGTACCAATCTCGTGAGCACTGCAAATATCAATGGGGATTCGGAACCTTGCAGAGATTTGGTAGACATTAACACTGTTGAGAGCCACTGTCAGGCTGCAGACCAAATGAACAGCAATGATGTACTTTCAAAGGACATTGATGAAGGTAATTTGACATCTGTAGCTGCGGAGAAAATTAAGAGCAGTGATCAACTGTCAATGGAAATAGATGAAGGTAACTTAACACCCATCGCTGTATCTTCTGACCCCTTGTATTGTGGGTCAATCGTTCTTTCCAATAATATTGTGGAGAAGGGCTCAGGATGTGAAGGTGCTGTGGTGCCTAAACAAAGTTCAAAGATGCAGGATGGAGTGATGCAAGCTGTAAACAGAACCAGAAATTCCGGCCTTGAGGCTGAAGCTGCGTCTTCAAGTTTCAGGTATCCCGAGTGTCTGCACCATGTTCCAATTGAGGAAGACCTTGTAGGCGTCAGTGTACCACAAGGAGATTCCAATTGCCATATAGAGTCCGAGTTGCCAAATCCTCTTGTTGTGCAAACAAATAACATGGGCTGGCAGTTTTCTGAGGTCAATCTGGATTTTGATAGGAGAAGTCAGGTTTTGGGCCATGTCAAACCTGAGCAGAACGGTCAATTACATGCGACCAGTACGGAATCTTGTCAAATTCCGTGGATATCATTCACGCAAGATCCGAGCAGGATAATTAGGTCAAAATCTGATTTGATTGTGAAGGCTCAACGTACAGGTGAAGCTTTCTCACTCAAAAAGTGTACTAGCTCAGCTACTAAGCCTCTGACAGTGTTCCAAAAGGATGGAAGATCTGGTCACAGCAGGAGCCATTCATTTAGTTTGTCTGATACAAAGAGGCTCGATAAGAATGGAGATGTGAAGCTGTTTGGCACAGTACTAACCGCTGATGAGAATGGAAGCAAGCAAAAACACAATCCAGGAGGAAGTATCAGGCCATCATCAACCTTGAGCAGGGACCATGAGACAGGACATCAGTACATTAATCAGCAGCACCTTCAAAATGTTCCTATTACGAGCTATGGTTTCTGGGATGGCAACAGAATCCAAACCGGGCTCACATCTTTGCCAGAGTCTGCCAAGTTGGTTGCAAGTTACCCCGAAGCACTTACCACACATCAGAAGCAGCAAGTTGTTAGTACCAAAGAGATTCAGCTGGATGTCAGTGGGATTCTGAGCTTTGGGAAGCAAATCGAAGATAGATCAGAGGTCTCGAGTGGTAAGGATAAAGGTAAGATAGGAGGAGAGGTAAATGGTGTAGCAGAAGCAGCAACGTGA
- the LOC106364881 gene encoding transcription initiation factor IIF subunit beta: MKMEEFEAKKNEDQTLETDFAERPMWLMKCPSLIASALQSLPSTDDSYLPVAKVILSFDPLAAFDEEETKFVMELARAGSGNIPKRFGLDMSKDFIPMSVFSESCSQGKMSVEGKIKNKFHMSPRTENMESYGKLCRERATKSMCKNKQIQVIDNATGMYMWPTPGTVAPTGTFEKKKVTTKTTEMKRTRRDRREMEEVMFNLFERQSHWTLRNLIQDTDQPEQFLKDLLRDLCIYNNKGSNQGTYELKPEYKRSTQE, from the exons ATGAAAATGGAAGAGTTTGAGGCAAAGAAGAATGAGGATCAAACTTTGGAAACAGATTTTGCAGAGAGACCAATGTGGCTGATGAAATGCCCTTCTCTCATCGCTTCTGCTCTCCAATCTCTTCCTTCTACGGATGATTCATACCTTCCCGTCGCCAAAGTCATCCTCTCCTTCGATCCTCTCGCTGCCTTCGACGAAGAAGAAACCAAA TTCGTAATGGAATTAGCTAGGGCTGGATCTGGAAACATTCCAAAACGTTTTGGCTTGGATATGTCTAAGGATTTCATTCCCATGTCTGTTTTCTCTGAGTCTTGTTCACAAG GGAAAATGTCAGTAGAAGGgaagattaaaaacaaatttcacaTGAGTCCTCGTACCGAAAACATGGAGAGCTATGGCAAACTTTGCCGTGAAAGGGCTACCAAGTCTATGTGCAAAAACAAACAGATCCAG GTCATTGATAATGCCACTGGAATGTATATGTGGCCAACACCGGGAACTGTAGCTCCCACGGGAACTTTT GAAAAGAAGAAAGTGACAACCAAGACAACAGAAATGAAGAGAACAAGAAGGGATCGAAGAGAGATGGAAGAGGTCATGTTTAATCTCTTTGAAAGACAATCTCACTGGACTCTGAGGAACCTCATTCAAGATACAGACCAACCAGAG CAATTCTTGAAAGATTTGCTTAGAGATCTTTGCATTTACAACAACAAAGGGAGCAACCAAGGAACTTATGAGCTGAAGCCTGAGTACAAGAGATCCACACAAGAATAA
- the LOC106364882 gene encoding RING-H2 finger protein ATL18-like, translating into MISLLFPRSPLCTVAILFYTYVCIPLGKLKNQCGEVRSHDDDDGYNLTSVKFGDKEKKEEEEICCSICLMDYEDEDAVTHLPRCNHLFHVHCIEPWLLRGSLTCPLCRSFVFSRTPTPPTHNNVINAHSSSTFHLSLVSFFFLLFLHHLIEYLL; encoded by the coding sequence atgatttcattGTTGTTTCCACGGTCTCCTTTGTGCACAGTAGCCATACTATTCTACACATATGTGTGCATTCCTTTAGGGAAGTTGAAGAATCAGTGTGGAGAAGTTAGATCGCACGATGATGATGACGGTTATAATCTAACCAGTGTGAAGTTCGGAGACAAGGAAaagaaggaggaggaagagataTGCTGCTCAATATGCCTTATGGATTATGAAGATGAGGATGCGGTGACACATCTTCCAAGATGTAATCATCTCTTCCATGTCCATTGCATTGAACCTTGGCTTCTCCGTGGCAGTCTCACTTGCCCTCTTTGCAGATCTTTTGTATTCTCTCGAACTCCTACTCCTCCTACCCACAACAATGTCATTAATGCTCATTCCTCTTCCACCTTccatctctctcttgtttcctttttcttcttgttgtttCTCCATCATCTGATTGAATACTTGTTGTAG